GGAGGAGGAGAAGGGCGAACTGACGCGGCTGGAGGAGGATGTCCTGCGCAGCCTGCGGGACCAGGACCTCCTCTCCTCCAACATCAACGAGGAATATTCGGAATCCCTGACCATGGGCGAACGGCTGGCGGACAGGTTGGCCGACTTCGGAGGCAGCTGGAAGTTCATCCTCATCTTCGCCGGCACTCTCGTGGTCTGGATCTGCTGGAACGCCTACCAGGCGGCCCAGGCCTTCGACCCGTACCCCTTCATTCTGCTCAATCTGGTGCTCTCGTGCCTGGCCGCCCTGCAGGCCCCGGTCATCATGATGAGCCAGAACCGGCAGGAGGCCAAGGACCGTCTGCGCTCCGAGAACGACTACCAAGTCAACCTCAAGGCCGAGCTGGAGATCAAGCATCTGAACGAGAAGGTCGACCACCTGCTGACGCGCCAGTGGCAGCGCCTGCTGGAAATCCAGGACCTTCAGGTCCAGCTCATCGAGGATCTGCGCAGCCGCTCCGGCGAAGGCCCGTCGCGTCGGGAGAGGGCCGGATGATCCTGCCGCCGATGGCCGAACTCCTGGCCACGTACGGTTACGCGGTGCTGCTCGTGGGAACGTTTCTCGAAGGGGAGAGCGTGCTCGTCGCTG
This genomic interval from Desulfomicrobium escambiense DSM 10707 contains the following:
- a CDS encoding DUF1003 domain-containing protein, translating into MPETPSAEACSLCGRSGDIQNLVPISALRPSLQRFILSLHPGLDDESRVCAEDLNEYRDRFLAEMLEEEKGELTRLEEDVLRSLRDQDLLSSNINEEYSESLTMGERLADRLADFGGSWKFILIFAGTLVVWICWNAYQAAQAFDPYPFILLNLVLSCLAALQAPVIMMSQNRQEAKDRLRSENDYQVNLKAELEIKHLNEKVDHLLTRQWQRLLEIQDLQVQLIEDLRSRSGEGPSRRERAG